Genomic segment of Streptococcus pneumoniae:
ACCGTGGGTTCCGAATTGGAAGTAGCTGCTTTCAAGGCAATCTTAGAATGGTTAGACGGTAAACGCGTAGCCTATACCGATAAGACCAGTAATATCGCTGTAACAGCTGATTGGGCAAATGGAAAAGTCGGCATGACAGGTCTATCATGGGGAGGAACTACTAATTTCGCCCTTGCCGCAACAGGTATTAAAAATCTTAAAACCATTGTTCCCCAAGCAGGAATCGCCAGTTGGTATGAATACCTCATGAGTCAAGGTACACCTTATAACGCAGAACCAAATAGCAATCTTTCTTGGTTATCCACCTATGTATCTGGACGCGTCCTAGACACTGAGGATTGGGATTCTATCAAAGAAAACTACGCGGCCTATATCACACAACTGGACAAACAACAAAACACCTACGATTATAATTATAGCCCAGTCTTTAAGGAACGAGATTACACCCTTCAGGCAGAAAATATCAACATACCTGCGCTTATCGTACACGGCTTGAACGATGATATTGTAAAAACCAAAAACTTCGAACTCATGTATCAAGCTTTCAAAAAAGCAGGACAACTAGCAAAACTATATCTCCATCAAGGTAACCATATCGAACCAACCGCTCTCATCTCAACAGATAAAAATGGTAAAAACATGCGTGTGTTCTTCGATCTGCTAAATAGCTGGTTCTCCCACTATCTCTATGATGTCGAAAATGATGTCGAATCTCTGCCCGCCGTGACTGTCCAAAATAACTACGACCCTACCAAATGGACAAGCTATGATAGTTGGGAAACAAAAAACCATTTGTCACTGACCACCGATGCTCCTCAAGATGAGCGCGCAACCATCACCAGTGAATATGTAAATAAAGCAGAAATTGACTGGCGTTACCGAGATGCAGCAGTTAGTTTTCACTCATCACCTGCCAATCTTACCTATATCACAGAAGTACCTGAGACCACCACTATAAAAGGATCCATTCCTGTGAAATTTAGCGCCGCCCTAGCCAAAGGTTCCGGTACAAATTTACCAATCAATGTCCTTCTCGTTGATATTTCAGATGAAGAGTTTGAAGTAACAGGAGAAAATGTAGACTACGAAACCTATGGTTATCGTTATGCTTGGCAAGATAGTTACACAACAGATCCAAAAGGTTTCTGGCAGGGTAGCAATCTAAAAAGTAAAGCACTCAAACAATACGGCACGCTAAAAAGCAATTACAAAGTCATTGCTAACGGCTGGGTAAATCTACGCAATCCAAAATCTGATTTTGACTCTGCAAGCGCAAGCGAGAGTATTGACCCGCAAATCGGTGAGTTCCATGACTATACTGTCTATCTACAACCAACTGTTTATGAAGTCAAACAAGGGCACCGCCTTGCTCTTGTCTTAAACACTTACGACACCAATAGTATCTATATTCCAGATGAATACCAGATCACTTTCAAAACAGATAGTATCAAGGCAAGTATTCCAACTGTACAAGAATCTCGAGTAGCTCAAGCAACATATAGCCCATCTTTAGGAACAGAACCGCATCGATTTGCCGTTCCAAGTCATACTATTCCAAATTTTGATAAACCAACCCTTATTTTAACACATGACGTTGGATCTGAGACACTTATCCTTGAAAAGCCAAGTCTATCCATTGAAGAAGCTATCAGACTGACCCAGCAACTTGAACAAGAAACACATCATGTTGATGTCGGAGAAGGTCTCAAAACACCAGAAAAACCTAATTTCCCATTAGAAAGCTATTTAGAAAGTCTAAAACAAACACATCATGTTAATATCGGAGAAGATCTCAAAACACCAGCAAAGCCTATTTTCCCATTAGAGAGCTATTTAGAAAGTCTAAAACAAACACATCATGTTGATGTCGGAGAAGGTCTCAAAATACCAGCAAAGCCTAATTTCCCATTAGAAAGCTACTTAGAAAGTCTAAAACAAACACATCATGTTGATGTCGGAGAAGGTCTCAAAATACCAGCAAAGCCTAATTTCCCATTAGAAAGCTATTTAGAAAATCTCAAACAAATACCAATAGCAACCTCAGTGACGAAAAATCATCACATCACCAGCCTATCTCAAGAAAGTGTCAATCATGAACAGGCTCCGCTCATGAAAATACGATCCACTCAAATGAAATCTGTAAAATCAGAACTTCCAAAAACAGGAACTCCTACGTCCTTTCTCCACTCTCTCCTAGGAGCACTGGGACTGATTTTGACATTCTCATTTACCAAAAAACATAAAAAATAAAAACTATAAAAAGGATGAGCATTTTATCTCATCCTTTTTTACATTACAAATACATCA
This window contains:
- a CDS encoding CocE/NonD family hydrolase; protein product: MNKKYIFTSLLIAPFLLATTTFADEEVSETAITETRIVDTNSTETSETSTTQSSEAKETTASAETTAPLPETATLATQQDLAAVTNTPITTENAAQTVTHQEAAETLLSWASTSPKQIGKEEADRLHFAHSLGLLQEDTDVSSPVNTDTLREMQTIAQKLHDAYRAEKKQPLFLNGKAQPIFPFSTGAKSKGYDYDKSHIVRHVVYVETDFDTDGDGKRDLVKALVQVPKAAVNGDFKASTIFEALPYVTGTTGAATLEDLGLQKSGTFNNNQLSSQPEKRIPIKHVNAEEAARNATSSQWYYQNPLEDNKWDYEDLNWYNYFLVRGFAVVSSAGLGSYDSEGFNTVGSELEVAAFKAILEWLDGKRVAYTDKTSNIAVTADWANGKVGMTGLSWGGTTNFALAATGIKNLKTIVPQAGIASWYEYLMSQGTPYNAEPNSNLSWLSTYVSGRVLDTEDWDSIKENYAAYITQLDKQQNTYDYNYSPVFKERDYTLQAENINIPALIVHGLNDDIVKTKNFELMYQAFKKAGQLAKLYLHQGNHIEPTALISTDKNGKNMRVFFDLLNSWFSHYLYDVENDVESLPAVTVQNNYDPTKWTSYDSWETKNHLSLTTDAPQDERATITSEYVNKAEIDWRYRDAAVSFHSSPANLTYITEVPETTTIKGSIPVKFSAALAKGSGTNLPINVLLVDISDEEFEVTGENVDYETYGYRYAWQDSYTTDPKGFWQGSNLKSKALKQYGTLKSNYKVIANGWVNLRNPKSDFDSASASESIDPQIGEFHDYTVYLQPTVYEVKQGHRLALVLNTYDTNSIYIPDEYQITFKTDSIKASIPTVQESRVAQATYSPSLGTEPHRFAVPSHTIPNFDKPTLILTHDVGSETLILEKPSLSIEEAIRLTQQLEQETHHVDVGEGLKTPEKPNFPLESYLESLKQTHHVNIGEDLKTPAKPIFPLESYLESLKQTHHVDVGEGLKIPAKPNFPLESYLESLKQTHHVDVGEGLKIPAKPNFPLESYLENLKQIPIATSVTKNHHITSLSQESVNHEQAPLMKIRSTQMKSVKSELPKTGTPTSFLHSLLGALGLILTFSFTKKHKK